In the genome of Physeter macrocephalus isolate SW-GA chromosome 20, ASM283717v5, whole genome shotgun sequence, one region contains:
- the LOC102991840 gene encoding 60S ribosomal protein L23-like, which produces MSKQGHGGSSGAKFRISLGLPVGAVITCADNTGAKNLYIISVKGIKGRLNRLPAAGVGDMVMATVKKGKPELRKKVHPAVVIRQRKSYQRKDGAFLYFEDNAGVIVNNKGEMKGSAVTGPVAKECADLWPRIASNAGSIA; this is translated from the coding sequence ATGTCGAAGCAAGGACATGGTGGGTCTTCTGGTGCGAAATTCCGGATTTCCTTGGGTCTTCCGGTTGGAGCGGTGATCACCTGTGCTGACAACACAGGAGCCAAAAATCTGTATATCATCTCTGTGAAGGGGATCAAGGGACGACTGAATAGACTTCCTGCTGCTGGTGTGGGTGACATGGTGATGGCCACCGTCAAGAAGGGCAAACCAGAGCTTAGAAAGAAGGTACATCCAGCAGTGGTAATTCGACAACGAAAATCATACCAGAGAAAAGATGGTGcgtttctttattttgaagataaCGCAGGGGTCATAGTAAACAATAAAGGCGAGATGAAAGGTTCTGCCGTCACAGGACCAGTTGCAAAGGAATGTGCAGACTTGTGGCCCAGGATTGCATCCAATGCTGGCAGCATTGCATGA